Proteins encoded together in one Staphylococcus aureus window:
- a CDS encoding MBL fold metallo-hydrolase codes for MSRLIRMSVLASGSTGNATFVENEKGSLLVDVGLTGKKMEELFSQIDRNIQDLNGILVTHEHIDHIKGLGVLARKYQLPIYANEKTWQAIEKKDSRIPMDQKFIFNPYETKSIAGFDVESFNVSHDAIDPQFYIFHNNYKKFTILTDTGYVSDRMKGMIRGSDAFIFESNHDVDMLRMCRYPWKTKQRILGDMGHVSNEDAAHAMTDVITGNTKRIYLSHLSQDNNMKDLARMSVGQVLNEHDIDTEKEVLLCDTDKAIPTPIYTI; via the coding sequence ATGAGCCGCTTGATACGCATGAGTGTATTAGCAAGTGGTAGTACAGGTAACGCCACTTTTGTAGAAAATGAAAAAGGTAGTCTATTAGTTGATGTTGGTTTGACTGGAAAGAAAATGGAAGAATTGTTTAGTCAAATTGACCGTAATATTCAAGATTTAAATGGTATTTTAGTAACCCATGAACATATTGATCATATTAAAGGATTAGGTGTTTTGGCGCGTAAATATCAATTGCCAATTTATGCGAATGAAAAAACTTGGCAGGCAATTGAAAAGAAAGATAGTCGCATCCCTATGGATCAGAAATTCATTTTTAATCCTTATGAAACAAAATCTATTGCAGGTTTCGATGTTGAATCGTTTAACGTGTCACATGATGCAATAGATCCGCAATTTTATATTTTCCATAATAACTATAAGAAGTTTACGATTTTAACGGATACGGGTTACGTGTCTGATCGTATGAAAGGTATGATACGTGGCAGCGATGCGTTTATTTTTGAGAGTAATCATGACGTCGATATGTTGAGAATGTGTCGTTATCCATGGAAGACGAAACAACGTATTTTAGGCGATATGGGTCATGTATCTAATGAGGATGCGGCTCATGCAATGACAGACGTGATTACAGGTAACACGAAACGTATTTACCTATCGCATTTATCACAAGACAATAACATGAAAGATTTGGCGCGTATGAGTGTTGGCCAAGTATTGAACGAACACGATATTGATACGGAAAAAGAAGTATTGCTATGTGATACGGATAAAGCTATTCCAACGCCAATATATACAATATAA
- the walK gene encoding cell wall metabolism sensor histidine kinase WalK, protein MKWLKQLQSLHTKLVIVYVLLIIIGMQIIGLYFTNNLEKELLDNFKKNITQYAKQLEISIEKVYDEKGSVNAQKDIQNLLSEYANRQEIGEIRFIDKDQIIIATTKQSNRSLINQKANDSSVQKALSLGQSNDHLILKDYGGGKDRVWVYNIPVKVDKKVIGNIYIESKINDVYNQLNNINQIFIVGTAISLLITVILGFFIARTITKPITDMRNQTVEMSRGNYTQRVKIYGNDEIGELALAFNNLSKRVQEAQANTESEKRRLDSVITHMSDGIIATDRRGRIRIVNDMALKMLGMAKEDIIGYYMLSVLSLEDEFKLEEIQENNDSFLLDLNEEEGLIARVNFSTIVQETGFVTGYIAVLHDVTEQQQVERERREFVANVSHELRTPLTSMNSYIEALEEGAWKDEELAPQFLSVTREETERMIRLVNDLLQLSKMDNESDQINKEIIDFNMFINKIINRHEMSAKDTTFIRDIPKKTIFTEFDPDKMTQVFDNVITNAMKYSRGDKRVEFHVKQNPLYNRMTIRIKDNGIGIPINKVDKIFDRFYRVDKARTRKMGGTGLGLAISKEIVEAHNGRIWANSVEGQGTSIFITLPCEVIEDGDWDE, encoded by the coding sequence ATGAAGTGGCTAAAACAACTACAATCCCTTCATACTAAACTTGTAATTGTTTATGTATTACTGATTATCATTGGTATGCAAATTATCGGGTTATATTTTACAAATAACCTTGAAAAAGAGCTGCTTGATAATTTTAAGAAGAATATTACGCAGTACGCGAAACAATTAGAAATTAGTATTGAAAAAGTATATGACGAAAAGGGCTCCGTAAATGCACAAAAAGATATTCAAAATTTATTAAGTGAGTATGCCAACCGTCAAGAAATTGGAGAAATTCGTTTTATAGATAAAGACCAAATTATTATTGCGACGACGAAGCAGTCTAACCGTAGTCTAATCAATCAAAAAGCGAATGATAGTTCTGTCCAAAAAGCACTATCACTAGGACAATCAAACGATCATTTAATTTTAAAAGATTATGGCGGTGGTAAGGACCGTGTCTGGGTATATAATATCCCAGTTAAAGTCGATAAAAAGGTAATTGGTAATATTTATATCGAATCAAAAATTAATGACGTTTATAACCAATTAAATAATATAAATCAAATATTCATTGTTGGTACAGCTATTTCATTATTAATCACAGTCATCCTAGGATTCTTTATAGCGCGAACGATTACCAAACCAATCACCGATATGCGTAACCAGACGGTCGAAATGTCCAGAGGTAACTATACGCAACGTGTGAAGATTTATGGTAATGATGAAATTGGCGAATTAGCTTTAGCATTTAATAACTTGTCTAAACGTGTACAAGAAGCGCAGGCTAATACTGAAAGTGAGAAACGTAGACTGGACTCAGTTATCACCCATATGAGTGATGGTATTATTGCAACAGACCGCCGTGGACGTATTCGTATCGTCAATGATATGGCACTCAAGATGCTTGGTATGGCGAAAGAAGACATCATCGGATATTACATGTTAAGTGTATTAAGTCTTGAAGATGAATTTAAACTGGAAGAAATTCAAGAGAATAATGATAGTTTCTTATTAGATTTAAATGAAGAAGAAGGTCTAATCGCACGTGTTAACTTTAGTACGATTGTGCAGGAAACAGGATTTGTAACTGGTTATATCGCTGTGTTACATGACGTAACTGAACAACAACAAGTTGAACGTGAGCGTCGTGAATTTGTTGCCAATGTATCACATGAGTTACGTACACCTTTAACTTCTATGAATAGTTACATTGAAGCACTTGAAGAAGGTGCATGGAAAGATGAGGAACTTGCGCCACAATTTTTATCTGTTACCCGTGAAGAAACAGAACGAATGATTCGACTGGTCAATGACTTGCTACAGTTATCTAAAATGGATAATGAGTCTGATCAAATCAACAAAGAAATTATCGACTTTAACATGTTCATTAATAAAATTATTAATCGACATGAAATGTCTGCGAAAGATACAACATTTATTCGAGATATTCCGAAAAAGACGATTTTCACAGAATTTGATCCTGATAAAATGACGCAAGTATTTGATAATGTCATTACAAATGCGATGAAATATTCTAGAGGCGATAAACGTGTCGAGTTCCACGTGAAACAAAATCCACTTTATAATCGAATGACGATTCGTATTAAAGATAATGGCATTGGTATTCCTATCAATAAAGTCGATAAGATATTCGACCGATTCTATCGTGTAGATAAGGCACGTACGCGTAAAATGGGTGGTACTGGATTAGGACTAGCCATTTCGAAAGAGATTGTGGAAGCGCACAATGGTCGTATTTGGGCAAACAGTGTAGAAGGTCAAGGTACATCTATCTTTATCACACTTCCATGTGAAGTCATTGAAGACGGTGATTGGGATGAATAA
- a CDS encoding adenylosuccinate synthase, whose translation MSSIVVVGTQWGDEGKGKITDFLAEQSDVIARFSGGNNAGHTIQFGGETYKLHLVPSGIFYKDKLAVIGNGVVVDPVALLKELDGLNERGIPTSNLRISNRAQVILPYHLAQDEYEERLRGDNKIGTTKKGIGPAYVDKVQRIGIRMADLLEKETFERLLKSNIEYKQAYFKGMFNETCPSFDDIFEEYYAAGQRLKEFVTDTSKILDDAFVADEKVLFEGAQGVMLDIDHGTYPFVTSSNPIAGNVTVGTGVGPTFVSKVIGVCKAYTSRVGDGPFPTELFDEDGHHIREVGREYGTTTGRPRRVGWFDSVVLRHSRRVSGITDLSINSIDVLTGLDTVKICTAYELDGKEITEYPANLDQLKRCKPIFEELPGWTEDVTNVRTLEELPENARKYLERISELCNVQISIFSVGPDREQTNLLKELW comes from the coding sequence ATGTCATCAATCGTAGTAGTTGGGACACAATGGGGAGACGAAGGAAAAGGAAAAATAACGGATTTCTTGGCAGAACAGTCAGATGTTATCGCGCGTTTTTCAGGTGGTAATAATGCAGGCCATACCATTCAATTTGGCGGAGAAACATATAAATTACATTTAGTACCATCTGGTATCTTTTACAAAGACAAATTAGCGGTAATCGGTAACGGAGTCGTTGTTGATCCAGTTGCACTATTGAAAGAATTAGACGGATTAAATGAACGTGGCATTCCTACAAGTAATTTACGTATATCTAATCGTGCGCAAGTGATTTTACCATATCACTTAGCACAAGATGAATATGAAGAACGTTTACGTGGTGACAATAAGATTGGTACAACTAAAAAAGGTATCGGTCCAGCATATGTAGACAAAGTTCAACGTATCGGTATTCGTATGGCAGATTTACTTGAAAAAGAAACATTCGAAAGATTATTAAAATCAAACATTGAATATAAACAAGCATATTTCAAAGGTATGTTTAACGAAACATGTCCATCATTTGATGATATCTTTGAAGAATATTATGCAGCAGGTCAACGTCTAAAAGAATTTGTAACAGACACATCAAAAATCTTAGACGATGCATTTGTAGCAGATGAAAAGGTACTTTTCGAAGGTGCGCAAGGTGTAATGTTAGATATCGACCATGGTACATATCCATTCGTTACATCAAGTAATCCAATTGCAGGTAACGTTACTGTTGGTACAGGTGTAGGTCCTACATTCGTTTCAAAGGTAATTGGTGTATGTAAAGCTTATACATCACGTGTTGGTGATGGTCCATTCCCTACTGAATTATTCGATGAAGATGGACATCATATTAGAGAGGTTGGTCGTGAATACGGTACAACAACAGGACGTCCACGTCGTGTAGGTTGGTTTGATTCAGTTGTATTACGTCACTCTCGTCGTGTAAGTGGTATTACAGATTTATCTATTAACTCAATCGATGTTTTAACAGGCCTAGACACAGTGAAAATCTGTACAGCTTATGAATTAGACGGTAAAGAAATTACTGAGTACCCAGCAAACTTAGATCAATTAAAACGTTGTAAACCAATCTTTGAAGAGTTACCAGGTTGGACAGAAGACGTAACAAATGTGCGTACTTTAGAAGAATTACCTGAAAATGCACGTAAATATTTAGAGCGTATTTCAGAATTATGTAATGTACAAATTTCTATCTTCTCAGTTGGTCCAGATAGAGAACAAACAAACCTATTAAAAGAATTGTGGTAG
- the dnaB gene encoding replicative DNA helicase — translation MDRMYEQNQMPHNNEAEQSVLGSIIIDPELINTTQEVLLPESFYRGAHQHIFRAMMHLNEDNKEIDVVTLMDQLSTEGTLNEAGGPQYLAELSTNVPTTRNVQYYTDIVSKHALKRRLIQTADSIANDGYNDELELDAILSDAERRILELSSSRESDGFKDIRDVLGQVYETAEELDQNSGQTPGIPTGYRDLDQMTAGFNRNDLIILAARPSVGKTAFALNIAQKVATHEDMYTVGIFSLEMGADQLATRMICSSGNVDSNRLRTGTMTEEDWSRFTIAVGKLSRTKIFIDDTPGIRINDLRSKCRRLKQEHGLDMIVIDYLQLIQGSGSRASDNRQQEVSEISRTLKALARELKCPVIALSQLSRGVEQRQDKRPMMSDIRESGSIEQDADIVAFLYRDDYYNRGGDEDDDDDGGFEPQTNDENGEIEIIIAKQRNGPTGTVKLHFMKQYNKFTDIDYAHADMM, via the coding sequence ATGGATAGAATGTATGAGCAAAATCAAATGCCGCATAACAATGAAGCTGAACAGTCTGTCTTAGGTTCAATTATTATAGATCCAGAATTGATTAATACTACTCAGGAAGTTTTGCTTCCTGAGTCGTTTTATAGGGGTGCCCATCAACATATTTTCCGTGCAATGATGCACTTAAATGAAGATAATAAAGAAATTGATGTTGTAACATTGATGGATCAATTATCGACGGAAGGTACGTTGAATGAAGCGGGTGGCCCGCAATATCTTGCAGAGTTATCTACAAATGTACCAACGACGCGAAATGTTCAGTATTATACTGATATCGTTTCTAAGCATGCATTAAAACGTAGATTGATTCAAACTGCAGATAGTATTGCCAATGATGGATATAATGATGAACTTGAACTAGATGCGATTTTAAGTGATGCAGAACGTCGAATTTTAGAGCTATCATCTTCTCGTGAAAGCGATGGCTTTAAAGACATTCGAGACGTCTTAGGACAAGTGTATGAAACAGCTGAAGAGCTTGATCAAAATAGTGGTCAAACACCAGGTATACCTACAGGATATCGAGATTTAGACCAAATGACAGCAGGGTTCAACCGAAATGATTTAATTATCCTTGCAGCGCGTCCATCTGTAGGTAAGACTGCGTTCGCACTTAATATTGCACAAAAAGTTGCAACGCATGAAGATATGTATACAGTTGGTATTTTCTCGCTAGAGATGGGTGCTGATCAGTTAGCCACACGTATGATTTGTAGTTCTGGAAATGTTGACTCAAACCGCTTAAGAACGGGTACTATGACTGAGGAAGATTGGAGTCGTTTTACTATAGCGGTAGGTAAATTATCACGTACGAAGATTTTTATTGATGATACACCGGGTATTCGAATTAATGATTTACGTTCTAAATGTCGTCGATTAAAGCAAGAACATGGCTTAGACATGATTGTGATTGACTACTTACAGTTGATTCAAGGTAGTGGTTCACGTGCGTCCGATAACAGACAACAGGAAGTTTCTGAAATCTCTCGTACATTAAAAGCATTAGCCCGTGAATTAAAATGTCCAGTTATCGCATTAAGTCAGTTATCTCGTGGTGTTGAACAACGACAAGATAAACGTCCAATGATGAGTGATATTCGTGAATCTGGTTCGATTGAGCAAGATGCCGATATCGTTGCATTCTTATACCGTGATGATTACTATAACCGTGGCGGCGATGAAGATGATGACGATGATGGTGGTTTCGAGCCACAAACGAATGATGAAAACGGTGAAATTGAAATTATCATTGCTAAGCAACGTAACGGTCCAACAGGCACAGTTAAGTTACATTTTATGAAACAATATAATAAATTTACCGATATCGATTATGCACATGCAGATATGATGTAA
- the yycH gene encoding two-component system activity regulator YycH → MNNKEHIKSVILALLVLMSVVLTYMVWNFSPDIANVDNTDSKKSETKPLTTPMTAKMDTTITPFQIIHSKNDHPEGTIATVSNVNKLTKPLKNKEVKSVEHVRRDHNLMIPDLNSDFILFDFTYDLPLSTYLGQVLNMNAKVPNHFNFNRLVIDHDADDNIVLYAISKDRHDYVKLTTTTKNDHFLDALAAVKKDMQPYTDIITNKDTIDRTTHVFAPSKPEKLKTYRMVFNTISVEKMNAILFDDSTIVRSSKSGVTTYNNNTGVANYNDKNEKYHYKNLSEDEASSSKMEETIPGTFDFINGHGGFLNEDFRLFSTNNQSGELTYQRFLNGYPTFNKEGSNQIQVTWGEKGVFDYRRSLLRTDVVLNSEDNKSLPKLESVRSSLANNSDINFEKVTNIAIGYEMQDNSDHNHIEVQINSELVPRWYVEYDGEWYVYNDGRLE, encoded by the coding sequence ATGAATAATAAGGAGCATATTAAATCTGTCATTTTAGCACTACTCGTCTTGATGAGTGTCGTATTGACATATATGGTATGGAACTTTTCTCCTGATATTGCAAATGTCGACAATACAGATAGTAAGAAGAGTGAAACGAAACCTTTAACGACACCTATGACAGCCAAAATGGATACAACTATTACGCCATTTCAGATTATTCATTCGAAAAATGATCATCCAGAAGGAACGATTGCGACGGTATCTAATGTGAATAAACTGACGAAACCTTTGAAAAATAAAGAAGTGAAGTCCGTGGAACATGTTCGTCGTGATCATAACTTGATGATTCCTGATTTGAACAGTGATTTTATATTATTCGATTTTACGTATGATTTACCGTTATCAACATATCTTGGTCAAGTACTGAACATGAATGCGAAAGTACCAAATCATTTCAATTTCAATCGTTTGGTCATAGATCATGATGCTGATGATAATATCGTGCTTTATGCTATAAGCAAAGATCGCCACGATTACGTAAAATTAACAACTACAACGAAAAATGATCATTTTTTAGATGCATTAGCAGCAGTGAAAAAAGATATGCAACCATACACAGATATCATCACAAACAAAGATACAATTGATCGTACGACGCATGTTTTTGCACCAAGTAAACCTGAAAAGTTAAAAACATATCGCATGGTATTTAACACGATTAGTGTTGAGAAAATGAATGCTATACTATTTGACGATTCAACCATCGTTCGTAGTTCAAAGAGTGGTGTTACAACCTACAACAATAATACAGGTGTCGCAAACTATAACGATAAAAATGAAAAATATCATTATAAAAACCTGTCCGAAGATGAAGCGAGTTCCAGCAAAATGGAAGAAACGATTCCAGGAACCTTTGATTTTATTAATGGTCATGGTGGTTTCTTAAACGAAGACTTTAGATTGTTTAGTACGAATAATCAGTCAGGCGAGTTAACATATCAACGTTTCCTTAATGGTTATCCAACGTTTAATAAAGAAGGTTCTAATCAAATTCAAGTCACTTGGGGTGAAAAAGGCGTCTTTGACTATCGTCGTTCGTTATTACGCACCGACGTTGTTTTAAATAGTGAGGATAATAAATCGTTGCCGAAATTAGAGTCTGTACGTTCAAGCTTAGCGAACAATAGTGATATTAATTTTGAAAAAGTAACAAACATCGCTATCGGTTACGAAATGCAGGATAATTCAGATCATAATCACATTGAAGTGCAGATTAACAGTGAACTCGTACCGCGTTGGTATGTAGAATATGATGGCGAATGGTATGTTTATAACGATGGGAGGCTTGAATAA
- the rplI gene encoding 50S ribosomal protein L9, with translation MKVIFTQDVKGKGKKGEVKEVPVGYANNFLLKKNYAVEATPGNLKQLELQKKRAKQERQQEIEDAKALKETLSNIEVEVSAKTGEGGKLFGSVSTKQIAEALKAQHDIKIDKRKMDLPNGIHSLGYTNVPVKLDKEVEGTIRVHTVEQ, from the coding sequence ATGAAAGTAATTTTTACACAAGATGTTAAAGGTAAAGGTAAAAAAGGTGAAGTTAAAGAAGTACCAGTAGGTTATGCAAATAACTTCTTATTGAAAAAGAATTATGCTGTAGAAGCAACACCAGGTAACCTTAAACAATTAGAGTTACAGAAAAAACGTGCAAAACAAGAACGCCAACAAGAAATTGAAGATGCTAAAGCATTAAAAGAAACGTTATCAAACATTGAAGTTGAAGTATCAGCAAAAACTGGTGAAGGTGGTAAATTGTTTGGGTCAGTAAGTACAAAACAAATTGCCGAAGCACTAAAAGCACAACATGATATTAAAATTGATAAACGTAAAATGGATTTACCAAATGGAATTCATTCCCTAGGATATACGAATGTACCTGTTAAATTAGATAAAGAAGTTGAAGGTACAATTCGCGTACACACAGTTGAACAATAA
- the gdpP gene encoding cyclic-di-AMP phosphodiesterase GdpP, translated as MNRQSTKKALLIPFVIMIITAIVLMGVWFIFNSLIALIASIVLVVMIIVSIILFRQALMKMDSYVDGLSAQISTTNNKAIKHLPIGIIVLDENDHIEWVNQFMTDHMEANVISESVNEVFPNILKQLDRVKSVEIEYNQYHFQVRYSENDHCLYFFDITEQVQTNELYENSKPIIATLFLDNYDEITQNMNDTQRSEINSMVTRVISRWATEYNIFFKRYSSDQFVAYLNQKILADLEESKFDILSQLREKSVGYRAQLTLSIGVGEGTENLIDLGELSQSGLDLALGRGGDQVAIKSINGNVRFYGGKTDPMEKRTRVRARVISHALKDILAEGDKVIIMGHKRPDLDAIGAAIGVSRFAMMNNLEAYIVLNETDIDPTLRRVMNEIDKKPELRERFITSDDAWDMMTSKTTVVIVDTHKPELVLDENVLNKANRKVVIDHHRRGESFISNPLLIYMEPYASSTAELVTELLEYQPTEQRLTRLESTVMYAGIIVDTRNFTLRTGSRTFDAASYLRAHGADTILTQHFLKDDVDTYINRSELIRTVKVEDNGIAIAHGSDDKIYHPVTVAQAADELLSLEGIEASYVVARREDNLIGISARSLGSVNVQLTMEALGGGGHLTNAATQLKGVTVEEAIAQLQQAITEQLSRSEDA; from the coding sequence ATGAATCGGCAGTCCACTAAGAAAGCTTTACTAATACCATTTGTCATCATGATCATCACAGCAATTGTTTTAATGGGTGTATGGTTTATCTTTAATAGTCTTATAGCACTAATTGCATCTATCGTTCTTGTCGTGATGATTATTGTTAGCATCATTTTATTCAGACAAGCTTTAATGAAAATGGATAGTTATGTAGATGGTTTGAGTGCTCAAATTTCAACAACAAATAATAAAGCAATCAAACATTTACCAATTGGTATCATTGTTTTAGATGAAAATGATCACATCGAATGGGTTAACCAATTTATGACAGATCATATGGAAGCGAATGTCATTTCTGAATCTGTAAATGAAGTATTTCCAAACATTTTAAAGCAATTAGATAGAGTGAAATCCGTTGAAATAGAATATAATCAGTATCATTTCCAAGTACGTTATTCTGAGAATGATCACTGCCTCTATTTCTTTGATATAACTGAACAAGTACAAACAAATGAACTATATGAAAATTCTAAACCAATCATTGCGACATTATTTTTAGATAACTACGATGAGATTACGCAAAATATGAATGATACGCAGCGTTCGGAAATCAACTCAATGGTAACGCGTGTCATTAGTCGATGGGCAACTGAGTATAATATATTTTTCAAAAGATACAGTTCCGATCAATTCGTAGCCTATTTAAATCAAAAAATATTAGCTGACTTAGAAGAATCTAAATTTGATATCTTGAGTCAATTACGTGAAAAAAGTGTTGGTTATCGTGCCCAATTAACATTAAGTATCGGTGTTGGTGAAGGTACTGAAAATTTAATCGACTTAGGTGAATTATCACAATCAGGCCTAGACTTAGCATTAGGACGCGGTGGCGACCAAGTTGCAATTAAAAGTATTAATGGTAATGTGCGTTTCTATGGCGGTAAGACTGACCCGATGGAGAAACGTACTCGTGTAAGAGCACGTGTGATCTCACATGCGTTAAAAGATATCCTTGCAGAGGGTGACAAAGTCATTATCATGGGACATAAACGTCCTGACTTAGATGCAATTGGTGCAGCAATCGGTGTGTCTAGATTTGCAATGATGAATAATTTAGAAGCATACATCGTATTAAATGAGACTGACATTGATCCAACATTACGACGCGTGATGAACGAAATAGATAAAAAGCCAGAGTTAAGAGAGCGATTTATTACATCAGATGATGCTTGGGATATGATGACATCTAAGACAACCGTAGTGATTGTTGATACGCATAAACCGGAACTGGTTTTAGATGAAAATGTCTTAAATAAAGCAAACCGTAAAGTTGTTATCGATCATCATAGACGTGGTGAAAGCTTCATCTCTAATCCATTGTTGATATATATGGAACCATACGCAAGTTCGACAGCTGAATTGGTAACAGAGTTACTGGAATATCAACCAACAGAACAACGTTTAACACGTCTTGAATCAACAGTGATGTATGCAGGTATTATTGTAGATACAAGAAACTTTACATTACGAACAGGATCAAGAACATTCGATGCAGCGAGTTATTTACGTGCACATGGTGCAGATACGATTTTAACGCAACATTTCTTAAAAGATGATGTGGATACTTACATTAATCGATCTGAATTAATTCGAACTGTAAAAGTTGAAGATAATGGCATAGCCATTGCGCATGGTTCAGACGATAAAATTTATCATCCAGTAACAGTTGCACAAGCAGCAGATGAACTGTTAAGTTTAGAAGGTATTGAAGCATCATATGTTGTTGCGAGACGTGAAGATAATCTGATTGGTATATCTGCGCGTTCACTCGGTTCAGTAAATGTCCAGTTAACAATGGAAGCACTTGGTGGCGGTGGACATTTAACCAATGCGGCAACACAACTTAAAGGTGTGACAGTCGAAGAGGCGATAGCACAATTACAACAAGCAATTACAGAACAATTAAGTAGGAGTGAAGATGCATGA
- the yycF gene encoding response regulator YycF — MARKVVVVDDEKPIADILEFNLKKEGYDVYCAYDGNDAVDLIYEEEPDIVLLDIMLPGRDGMEVCREVRKKYEMPIIMLTAKDSEIDKVLGLELGADDYVTKPFSTRELIARVKANLRRHYSQPAQDTGNVTNEITIKDIVIYPDAYSIKKRGEDIELTHREFELFHYLSKHMGQVMTREHLLQTVWGYDYFGDVRTVDVTIRRLREKIEDDPSHPEYIVTRRGVGYFLQQHE, encoded by the coding sequence ATGGCTAGAAAAGTTGTTGTAGTTGATGATGAAAAACCGATTGCTGATATTTTAGAATTTAACTTAAAAAAAGAAGGATACGATGTGTACTGTGCATACGATGGTAATGATGCAGTCGACTTAATTTATGAAGAAGAACCAGACATCGTATTACTAGATATCATGTTACCTGGTCGTGATGGTATGGAAGTATGTCGTGAAGTGCGCAAAAAATACGAAATGCCAATAATAATGCTTACTGCTAAAGATTCAGAAATTGATAAAGTGCTTGGTTTAGAACTAGGTGCAGATGACTATGTAACGAAACCGTTTAGTACGCGTGAATTAATCGCACGTGTGAAAGCGAACTTACGTCGTCATTACTCACAACCAGCACAAGACACTGGAAATGTAACGAATGAAATCACAATTAAAGATATTGTGATTTATCCAGACGCATATTCTATTAAAAAACGTGGCGAAGATATTGAATTAACACATCGTGAATTTGAATTGTTCCATTATTTATCAAAACATATGGGACAAGTAATGACACGTGAACATTTATTACAAACAGTATGGGGCTATGATTACTTTGGCGATGTACGTACGGTCGATGTAACGATTCGTCGTTTACGTGAAAAGATTGAAGATGATCCGTCACATCCTGAATATATTGTGACGCGTAGAGGCGTTGGATATTTCCTCCAACAACATGAGTAG
- a CDS encoding two-component system regulatory protein YycI: MNWKLTKTLFIFVFILVNIVLVSIYVNKVNRSHINEVESNNEVNFQQEEIKVPTSILNKSVKGIKLEQITGRSKDFSSKAKGDSDLTTSDGGKLLNANISQSVKVSDNNLKDLKDYVNKRVFKGAEYQLSEISSDSVKYEQTYDDFPILNNSKAMLNFNIEDNKATSYKQSMMDDIKPTDGADKKHQVIGVRKAIEALYYNRYLKKGDEVINARLGYYSVVNETNVQLLQPNWEIKVKHDGKDKTNTYYVEATNNNPKIINH, translated from the coding sequence ATGAACTGGAAACTGACAAAGACACTTTTCATTTTCGTGTTTATTCTTGTCAACATCGTGTTAGTATCGATTTATGTTAATAAAGTCAATCGCTCACACATTAATGAAGTCGAGAGTAACAATGAAGTTAATTTTCAGCAAGAAGAAATTAAAGTACCGACTAGTATATTGAATAAATCAGTTAAAGGTATAAAATTAGAGCAAATTACAGGGCGATCAAAAGACTTTAGTTCTAAAGCTAAAGGCGATTCGGATTTGACCACATCAGATGGTGGAAAATTATTGAATGCGAACATTAGTCAATCGGTAAAGGTCAGTGACAATAACTTAAAAGATTTGAAAGATTATGTTAACAAGCGCGTATTTAAAGGTGCTGAATATCAATTAAGCGAGATTAGTTCAGATTCTGTAAAATATGAACAAACGTATGATGATTTTCCGATTTTAAATAACAGTAAAGCGATGTTAAACTTTAATATAGAAGATAACAAAGCGACTAGTTATAAACAATCAATGATGGATGACATTAAGCCCACAGATGGTGCAGATAAGAAGCATCAAGTGATTGGTGTGAGAAAAGCAATCGAGGCATTATATTATAATCGTTACTTGAAAAAAGGTGATGAAGTCATTAATGCTAGACTCGGTTACTACTCAGTCGTGAATGAAACGAATGTTCAATTGTTACAACCAAACTGGGAAATTAAAGTGAAGCATGACGGTAAGGATAAAACGAATACTTACTATGTCGAAGCGACAAATAATAACCCTAAAATTATTAATCATTAA